One Microbacterium sp. zg-B96 genomic region harbors:
- a CDS encoding glycosyltransferase family A protein, with the protein MSTVSVVIPSLNDAFMLTNCLAALADQTRQPDEIIVVDNGSTDSTADVARAAGAVLVSEPRRGVLRATASGFDAARGDIIGRLDADSIPSPQWTARLEQRFDADPTLTALTGTGVFYGGARVWEVIGRYGYLGGYFWSMRLVMGHVPVFGSNFALRRSAWPQVRERVHLDDPRMHDDLEVSFALDFGAGVEFDRLLRVGVSARPFDSFAGFRRRVVWAFHDIGVNLSEVGALRRHWRCALGRHRRRAVRREARREARRVSAESAPASPR; encoded by the coding sequence ATGAGCACAGTGAGCGTCGTCATCCCGTCTCTGAACGATGCGTTCATGCTGACGAACTGCCTGGCCGCCCTCGCCGACCAGACGCGACAGCCGGACGAGATCATCGTCGTCGACAACGGATCCACCGACAGCACGGCAGACGTCGCCCGCGCCGCCGGTGCGGTGCTGGTGAGCGAACCGCGCCGCGGGGTGCTGCGCGCGACCGCGAGCGGCTTCGACGCGGCCCGCGGCGACATCATCGGGCGACTGGATGCCGATTCGATCCCGTCGCCGCAGTGGACCGCGCGTCTGGAACAGCGCTTCGATGCCGATCCCACCCTCACCGCGCTGACCGGCACGGGCGTGTTCTACGGCGGCGCCCGGGTATGGGAAGTCATCGGCCGGTACGGGTACCTCGGCGGCTACTTCTGGTCCATGCGCCTGGTCATGGGGCACGTGCCCGTGTTCGGTTCCAACTTCGCGCTCCGCCGCAGCGCATGGCCGCAGGTGCGCGAACGCGTGCATCTGGACGACCCCCGCATGCACGATGACCTCGAAGTCAGCTTCGCCCTCGATTTCGGCGCGGGCGTCGAGTTCGACCGGTTGCTGCGCGTCGGGGTGTCCGCTCGCCCCTTCGACTCGTTCGCCGGCTTCCGCCGACGAGTCGTGTGGGCGTTCCACGACATCGGCGTCAACCTGTCCGAGGTCGGCGCTCTCCGCCGGCACTGGCGGTGCGCGCTAGGACGCCACCGGCGCCGGGCGGTCCGCCGCGAAGCCCGCCGCGAGGCGCGACGGGTCAGCGCGGAAAGTGCACCAGCATCGCCTCGGTGA
- a CDS encoding alpha/beta hydrolase, whose amino-acid sequence MSVDRADGEAQGIASRAAQFDAALGPIDWSLLPPDVQRDRVAAPSGALARISMGPVDGQRVVLVPGVTGSKEDFIRMMPMLAAAGYRVESFDMAGQYESYTAGPENLVPPQRRYTLELFVDDLLAVLATGATPAHVLGYSFAGTVVAATAVAHPELFSTITLLSAPPIAGQALRAFKILGPASGPIPARTAARLMMWGVRNNVHRGPQDRAVFVRARFALTRTSSVEDIFWLMKHTPDLADALRALGLPILVVTGTGDVWPVAAHQAYAARLNAVLRVIDTGHSPCESAPHQLTEAMLVHFPR is encoded by the coding sequence GTGAGCGTCGACAGGGCGGACGGGGAAGCTCAGGGCATCGCCAGCCGGGCGGCCCAGTTCGACGCCGCGCTCGGGCCGATCGACTGGAGCCTGCTGCCGCCCGACGTGCAGCGCGACCGTGTCGCCGCGCCGAGCGGCGCGCTCGCCCGCATCAGCATGGGCCCGGTCGACGGGCAGCGCGTCGTGCTGGTGCCCGGCGTCACGGGGTCCAAAGAGGACTTCATCCGGATGATGCCGATGCTGGCAGCAGCGGGCTATCGGGTCGAGTCGTTCGACATGGCGGGGCAGTACGAGTCCTACACGGCGGGCCCGGAGAACCTCGTGCCGCCGCAGCGCCGGTACACGCTGGAGCTGTTCGTCGACGACCTGCTGGCCGTGCTGGCCACCGGCGCCACGCCGGCGCACGTGCTGGGCTACTCGTTCGCCGGCACTGTCGTCGCGGCCACCGCCGTCGCCCATCCCGAACTGTTCTCGACCATCACGCTGCTGTCGGCGCCTCCGATCGCAGGCCAGGCGCTGCGCGCCTTCAAGATCCTGGGCCCCGCGAGCGGCCCGATCCCGGCACGCACCGCGGCACGCCTGATGATGTGGGGCGTGCGCAACAACGTGCACCGCGGGCCGCAGGACCGCGCCGTCTTCGTGCGGGCGCGGTTCGCGCTCACCCGCACCTCCAGCGTCGAGGACATCTTCTGGCTCATGAAGCACACGCCGGACCTGGCCGATGCCCTGCGGGCGCTGGGTCTGCCGATCCTCGTCGTCACCGGCACGGGTGATGTCTGGCCGGTTGCGGCGCACCAGGCATACGCCGCGCGGCTCAACGCCGTGCTGCGGGTGATCGACACCGGCCACAGCCCGTGCGAGTCAGCGCCGCATCAGCTCACCGAGGCGATGCTGGTGCACTTTCCGCGCTGA
- a CDS encoding enoyl-CoA hydratase, translated as MTAYETLIVETRGRIGWITLNRPQALNALNAQLAAELGEAVTAFDADENIGCIVLTGSERAFAAGADIKEMAGKSSHEMTMHNPFAGLEQLSRVRTPVVAAVAGFALGGGCELAMMCDVILAADTARFGQPEINLGVIPGIGGTQRLTRAVGAYKAAELVLTGRMMDAAEAERAGLVSRVVPASDLLDEAAKTAETIASKSLPVLYAATEALRAAQETSLAEGLRLETRIFTSLFALEDQKEGMAAFSEKRAPRFSHR; from the coding sequence ATGACCGCATACGAGACGCTCATCGTCGAGACCCGTGGCCGCATCGGCTGGATCACCCTCAACCGGCCTCAGGCCCTCAACGCCCTCAACGCCCAACTCGCCGCCGAGCTCGGTGAGGCGGTGACCGCGTTCGACGCCGACGAGAACATCGGTTGCATCGTGCTGACCGGTTCCGAGCGGGCTTTCGCGGCGGGCGCCGACATCAAGGAGATGGCGGGGAAGAGCTCCCACGAGATGACGATGCACAACCCCTTCGCGGGGCTCGAGCAGCTCTCCCGCGTACGGACGCCGGTGGTGGCCGCGGTGGCAGGCTTCGCCCTCGGCGGCGGGTGCGAGCTGGCGATGATGTGCGACGTGATCCTCGCCGCCGACACCGCCCGGTTCGGTCAACCCGAGATCAACCTCGGGGTCATCCCCGGCATCGGCGGCACGCAGCGGCTGACCCGGGCGGTCGGCGCCTACAAGGCGGCGGAGCTCGTGCTGACCGGGCGCATGATGGATGCCGCCGAGGCGGAACGTGCCGGCCTGGTGTCCCGGGTCGTGCCGGCATCCGATCTGCTCGACGAGGCCGCGAAGACGGCCGAGACGATCGCGTCGAAGTCGCTGCCGGTGCTGTACGCCGCCACAGAGGCACTGCGAGCGGCTCAGGAGACGAGCCTGGCCGAAGGCCTGCGCCTGGAGACGCGCATCTTCACGTCGCTGTTCGCCCTGGAGGATCAGAAAGAGGGCATGGCCGCCTTCAGCGAAAAGCGCGCGCCGCGGTTCAGCCACCGCTGA